One Methylosinus sp. LW4 genomic region harbors:
- a CDS encoding RecQ family ATP-dependent DNA helicase, whose protein sequence is MLRARFGHEDFLPGQAAVIAALLEGRDALAVMPTGAGKSLLYQLPAAMGSAPVVVVSPLISLMRDQLRGLARSGVAAVALHSGQSEEEHGAARAAIAGGRAKLVYLAPERLAGDGAIELLRAAGVALLAVDEAHCVSHWGHEFRPDYARLGEIAARLGAPVLAVTATAGPRTRADIIASLFTRAPEVFVASFARPNLRLSFRPRGDAEGRLSRFLRRRPGESGVVYVRSRREADETAARLRRLGFDALAYHAGLDAQTRAAHQDAFFAREGVVMAATIAFGMGVDKKDVRFVVHADPPDSIEAYYQEIGRAGRDGRPADALALFDPRELAGRFGFAPPEDDPVALGETERRRAMARLCLTPACRFQTLLAAFGEESDRCGRCDNCRGGLLALPRRASLVALGWRVAALARFSSADAERLDAPEEAPSPAVAPGLSIAPTEERLSVAEERLYRRLLHLRLDIARRRRLSPRAVASDMMLRRLAITRPSMIGAFPPGEIVDAPAFLREIEAYDE, encoded by the coding sequence GTGCTGCGCGCGCGCTTCGGCCATGAGGATTTTCTGCCGGGTCAGGCGGCCGTTATCGCGGCTCTGCTCGAGGGGCGCGACGCGCTCGCGGTCATGCCCACGGGGGCCGGCAAATCCCTGCTCTATCAATTGCCCGCCGCCATGGGCTCGGCGCCGGTCGTGGTGGTCTCGCCGCTCATCTCGCTGATGCGCGATCAATTGCGCGGCCTCGCGCGCTCGGGCGTCGCCGCCGTCGCGCTTCATTCGGGCCAGAGCGAGGAGGAGCACGGCGCGGCGCGCGCCGCCATCGCCGGCGGGCGGGCGAAGCTCGTCTATCTCGCGCCGGAGCGTCTCGCCGGGGACGGAGCCATCGAGCTTTTGCGCGCCGCCGGCGTGGCGCTGCTCGCCGTGGACGAGGCGCATTGTGTCTCCCACTGGGGTCACGAATTTCGCCCGGATTATGCGCGGCTCGGCGAGATCGCCGCCCGGCTCGGCGCGCCGGTGCTGGCGGTGACGGCGACGGCCGGCCCGCGCACGCGCGCCGACATTATCGCCAGCCTGTTCACGCGCGCGCCGGAGGTTTTCGTCGCCTCCTTCGCGCGGCCCAATCTGCGCCTGTCCTTCCGCCCGCGCGGCGACGCCGAGGGGCGGCTTTCGCGTTTCCTGCGGCGCCGGCCGGGCGAGAGCGGCGTCGTCTATGTGCGCTCCCGCCGCGAGGCCGACGAGACGGCGGCGAGATTGCGCCGGCTCGGCTTCGACGCGCTCGCCTATCACGCCGGGCTCGACGCGCAGACGCGGGCCGCCCATCAGGACGCGTTTTTCGCGCGCGAGGGCGTGGTGATGGCGGCCACCATCGCCTTCGGCATGGGCGTCGACAAAAAGGACGTGCGCTTCGTCGTCCACGCCGACCCGCCCGATTCGATCGAGGCCTATTATCAGGAGATCGGCCGCGCCGGCCGCGACGGTCGGCCCGCCGATGCGCTCGCCCTCTTCGACCCGCGCGAGCTCGCCGGTCGCTTCGGCTTCGCACCGCCGGAGGACGATCCCGTCGCGCTCGGCGAGACGGAGCGGCGACGCGCCATGGCGCGCCTCTGCCTCACCCCCGCCTGCCGCTTTCAGACCCTGCTCGCCGCTTTCGGCGAGGAGAGCGACCGCTGCGGACGCTGCGACAATTGCCGCGGCGGCCTGCTGGCGCTGCCGCGCCGCGCCAGCCTCGTCGCACTCGGCTGGCGCGTGGCCGCGCTCGCGCGTTTTTCCAGCGCCGACGCCGAGAGGCTCGACGCGCCGGAGGAGGCGCCGAGCCCCGCTGTGGCGCCGGGCCTCTCCATCGCGCCGACCGAGGAGCGGCTCAGCGTGGCCGAGGAGCGGCTCTATCGGCGGTTGCTGCATTTGCGGCTCGATATTGCGAGGCGCCGCCGTCTCTCCCCCCGCGCCGTGGCCAGCGACATGATGCTGCGTCGGCTCGCGATCACGCGGCCGAGCATGATCGGCGCCTTTCCGCCCGGCGAGATCGTCGACGCGCCGGCCTTTCTGCGCGAAATCGAAGCCTATGACGAATGA
- a CDS encoding response regulator transcription factor: MSAAAIVHVIDDDAAVRDSLTLLLKMADFDVRAHASARDFLAGLRPGDGGCVVTDVRMPGTSGLELLAEIKARGLDLPVIVITAHADVSLAVQAMKAGAVDLLEKPFGEETLLRSVRQALGLRGAGDGRGSEAAIARDRLASLTAREREVLVGVLEGRPNKIIAHELGISVRTVEAHRARLMVKMQVKSLSELVRISVLVPRAASF; the protein is encoded by the coding sequence ATGAGCGCCGCGGCCATCGTGCATGTCATCGACGATGACGCCGCCGTTCGCGACTCGCTGACGCTTCTTCTGAAAATGGCGGATTTCGACGTTCGCGCCCACGCCTCGGCGCGCGACTTTCTCGCCGGCCTCCGTCCCGGCGATGGCGGCTGCGTCGTCACCGATGTGCGAATGCCGGGCACGAGCGGGCTGGAGCTGCTCGCCGAGATCAAGGCGCGCGGCCTCGATCTGCCGGTGATCGTCATCACCGCCCATGCCGATGTGTCGCTCGCCGTTCAAGCGATGAAAGCGGGCGCCGTCGATCTGCTCGAGAAGCCTTTCGGCGAGGAGACGCTGCTCCGTTCCGTGCGCCAAGCCCTCGGCCTTCGCGGCGCGGGCGATGGCCGCGGCTCGGAGGCGGCGATCGCCCGCGACCGTCTGGCCAGCCTCACGGCGCGGGAGCGCGAGGTGCTGGTTGGCGTGCTCGAGGGCCGCCCCAACAAGATCATCGCCCATGAGCTCGGCATCAGCGTCCGCACAGTGGAGGCGCATCGCGCCCGGCTGATGGTGAAGATGCAGGTCAAGAGCCTCTCCGAGCTGGTGCGCATTTCCGTGCTCGTCCCGCGCGCCGCCTCCTTCTGA
- a CDS encoding dihydrolipoamide acetyltransferase family protein translates to MSVFKLPDLGEGLQEAELVQWHVAPGEEVAIDQPLVSVETAKAVVEIPSPQAGRIEKLFAQAGEIIRIGGPLIAFAGDGEEPPRAREDKGTVVGAMETSGRVLQEGAAPLGRNGAGLRATPAVRALARRLDVDLAMVTPSGADGVITASDVQRVARILSEAAPPEPLRGFRRAMAQNMALAQAEVAAATVVDDADIEAWGRGEDTTLRLIRALVAGCRVEPGLNAWFESHALARRVLAAIDLGIAVDSAEGGLFVPVLRNVAERDPSDLRAGLNKMRADIEARRIPPEELRGATITLSNFGMIAGRYAAPIVLPPTVAILGAGRIRRAIVADDEGRPVARRMLPLSLTFDHRVVTGGEAARFLGAVIADLGRAA, encoded by the coding sequence ATGAGCGTCTTCAAGCTTCCCGATCTCGGCGAAGGCCTGCAAGAGGCCGAGCTGGTGCAATGGCATGTCGCGCCCGGCGAGGAGGTGGCGATCGATCAGCCGCTCGTCTCCGTGGAGACGGCGAAGGCGGTCGTCGAGATTCCCTCGCCGCAGGCAGGACGCATCGAAAAGCTGTTCGCGCAGGCGGGCGAGATCATCCGCATCGGCGGCCCGCTCATCGCTTTCGCCGGCGACGGCGAAGAGCCGCCGCGCGCGCGCGAGGATAAGGGAACCGTCGTCGGCGCGATGGAGACGAGCGGACGCGTTCTGCAAGAAGGCGCGGCGCCGCTCGGGCGCAATGGCGCTGGCCTGCGCGCGACGCCGGCGGTGCGCGCGTTGGCGCGGCGGCTCGATGTCGATCTCGCAATGGTGACGCCCTCCGGCGCCGATGGCGTCATCACCGCGAGCGATGTGCAGCGCGTGGCGCGCATATTGTCGGAGGCCGCGCCGCCCGAGCCTCTGCGCGGATTTCGGCGCGCCATGGCGCAGAATATGGCGTTGGCGCAAGCCGAAGTGGCCGCGGCCACCGTCGTCGACGACGCCGACATAGAGGCTTGGGGTCGGGGCGAGGATACGACATTGCGGCTCATCCGCGCGCTCGTCGCGGGCTGCCGCGTGGAGCCGGGACTCAACGCCTGGTTCGAATCCCATGCGCTGGCGCGGCGCGTGCTCGCCGCCATCGATCTCGGAATCGCCGTCGATTCGGCGGAAGGCGGATTATTCGTGCCGGTGCTGCGCAATGTCGCGGAGCGCGATCCTTCCGATCTGCGCGCCGGACTGAACAAGATGCGCGCCGATATAGAGGCGCGGCGCATTCCGCCGGAGGAATTGCGCGGCGCCACCATCACCCTCTCCAATTTCGGCATGATCGCCGGGCGCTACGCCGCGCCCATCGTGCTGCCGCCGACCGTCGCCATTCTCGGCGCCGGGCGCATCCGCCGCGCGATCGTCGCCGATGACGAAGGCCGCCCCGTCGCCCGGCGCATGCTGCCGCTGAGCCTCACCTTCGACCATCGGGTCGTCACCGGCGGCGAGGCGGCGCGCTTTCTCGGCGCGGTGATCGCCGATCTCGGCCGCGCCGCCTGA
- a CDS encoding alpha-ketoacid dehydrogenase subunit beta: MAELTLVEAVNRALAHALEHDPAVLLLGEDIGVNGGVFRATLGLQQRFGSARVLDTPLAEAAIAGVAVGMAAMGLKPVMEIQFSGFIYPALDQLINHASRLRNRTRGRLTCPMVLRAPNGGGIHAPEHHSESPEAMLAHTPGLRVVIPSSPARAYGLLLAAIRDPDPVVFLEPTRLYRLFKQEVIDDGESLPLDTCFVSREGRDVTLIAWGGMLHEALAAAETLASEGVDCEVIDIATLKPLDAETILRSVEKTGRCVIVQEAARTAGFGAEIAAIIAERGLYFLQAPVRRVAGYDVVMPLARLEGQYLPSVARIADAVRKTMEAA; encoded by the coding sequence GCGAGGATATCGGCGTCAATGGCGGCGTGTTTCGCGCGACGCTCGGCTTGCAGCAGCGCTTCGGCTCGGCGCGCGTTCTTGATACGCCGCTCGCCGAGGCGGCCATCGCCGGCGTCGCCGTCGGCATGGCGGCGATGGGGCTGAAGCCGGTGATGGAGATTCAATTCAGCGGCTTCATCTATCCGGCGTTGGATCAGCTCATCAATCACGCCTCGCGTCTGCGCAATCGCACGCGCGGGCGGCTCACCTGCCCCATGGTGCTGCGCGCGCCCAATGGCGGCGGCATTCATGCGCCGGAGCATCATTCGGAGAGCCCCGAGGCCATGCTCGCGCATACGCCGGGCCTGCGCGTCGTCATTCCCTCTTCGCCGGCGCGCGCCTATGGCCTGCTGCTCGCCGCCATTCGCGATCCCGATCCCGTCGTCTTCCTCGAGCCGACGCGGCTCTATCGCTTGTTCAAGCAAGAGGTGATCGACGATGGCGAGAGCCTGCCGCTCGACACATGCTTCGTCTCGCGCGAGGGACGCGACGTCACGCTGATCGCCTGGGGCGGCATGCTGCATGAGGCGCTCGCCGCCGCCGAGACTCTCGCGAGCGAAGGCGTCGATTGCGAGGTCATCGACATTGCGACGCTGAAGCCGCTCGACGCCGAGACCATTTTGCGCTCCGTCGAGAAGACCGGCCGCTGCGTCATCGTGCAGGAGGCCGCGCGCACCGCTGGCTTCGGCGCCGAGATCGCGGCGATCATCGCCGAGCGCGGGCTCTACTTTCTGCAAGCGCCGGTGCGGCGCGTCGCCGGCTATGACGTCGTGATGCCGCTGGCGCGGCTCGAGGGACAATATTTGCCGAGCGTCGCGCGCATCGCCGACGCCGTGCGCAAAACGATGGAGGCGGCATGA